The following nucleotide sequence is from Allocatelliglobosispora scoriae.
TCGGGGTCCTTGCCGAGCGAGAGCAGCAGCAGTCCCATCGTGTCGTTGAGCTCCTTGAGCACCGACACCTTGCCCTTGAGGTCGGCCCGGGTCAGCAGCTCGTCGATGTTGCGGACCTCCTTGGCGAACTTCGCGTTGTAACCGATGCCCGTCGTGCCCGAAGTCCACGGCGCGGCATAGAGCTGCTCCGAGTCGAAGGAGCGGCCCTTCAGGGTCGGCAGCAGGTTCTTCTGGAAGGTCGCCACCTTGCTCGGGTCGAACTTCTGCGCGAAGCCGAGCTTGATGAACTTGCCCGCCATCCAGTCGGTGAAGACGACGATGTCGCGGTCGATCGTCTGGCAGGCGTTGAGCTGGGTGCGGACCTTGCCCAGGAACTCGTTGTTGTCGTTGACATCTTCCTGGTAGGTCACCGCGATGCCGGTCTTGGCGGCGAAGGCGTCCAGGGTGGGGTGCTTCTTCTCGTCCTTCTCGTCGGTGTCCATGTACTCGACCCAGTTCGAGAAGACCAGCTTGCGGTCGGCCGCCGAGACATCCGGGGTCGCGCAGGCCGGGCCCGCGCTCGCGCCGGGGCTCTTGGTCGGCTTGGTGCCGCACCCGGCGAGCGAGGCGCCGGCCGCGACGAGCGCGCCACCGGCGACTGCGCCACGCATCAGGTTGCGCCGGCTGGTGCCGCCACTCGCGGCGAGGATGGCTCGGGCTTCAGGAGAGAGGGGGGTACGCGAACGCGAAGGCATCGAGGGGGGTCCTTTGTCTTAGCGGTTAGTGAAGATCGTTCTGTGCCAGGGTTTTGCTGCGACTCCGGTGGCGTCCAGCATGACGTGTTTCATCTGGGTGTACTCATCGAACGAATAGGTGGACATGTCTTTGCCGAAGCCAGACCGCTTGAACCCACCGTGGGGCATCTCGCTGATGATCGGGATGTGGTCGTTGACCCAGACACAGCCGGCCTTGATCTCCCGCGATCCGCGCAGGGCACGGTGGACATCGCGGGTCCAGACGCTCGCGGCGAGACCGTAGGGGGTGTCGTTGGCGAGCTCGATCGCCTCGGCATCCGTGTCGAAGGGCAGCGCCACCAGCACCGGTCCGAAGATCTCCGACTGCACGACCTCGGCGTCCTGGCTCACCCCGGTGATGAGGGTCGGCAGGTAGTAGGCACCGGGTCCGGCGGGCGCCTCGCCGCCGGTGACGATCTTCGCGCCCGCCTGCCGAGCCCGGTCGACGAATCCGGCGACCCGGTCGCGCTGCGCGAAGCTCACCAGCGGGCCGAGGTCGGTGGCGGGGTCCATCGGATCGCCGAGGATGACGCCGGCCATCAGCTCGGCCACCCGCTCGACGAAGGCGTCGAAGATGCTCCGGTGAACGTATGCCCTGGTCGCGGCGGTGCAGTCCTGGCCAGAGTTGATCAGGGAGCCGGCGACCGCGCCCTGGGCCGCCGCCTCGATGTCGGCGTCGGCGAAGACGACGAAGGGCGCCTTGCCGCCGAGCTCCAGATGCACCCGCTTCACCGCACCGGCGGCCGTGGCGCCGATCTGGCGGCCGACGGCGGTCGAGCCGGTGAAGCTCACCATGTCGACGCCGTCGTGCGCGACGAGCGCGGCACCGGCGATCGCTCCCCGACCGGTGATCACGTTGACGACACCGGCCGGGATGCCCGCGTCGAGCGCCGCCTGCGCCAGCATCACGCTGGTCAGCGGGGTCAGCTCGGCGGGCTTGAGCACGATGGTGTTGCCCGCCGCGATGGCGGGCAGGATCTTCCAGGCCGCCATCTGCAGCGGGTAGTTCCACGGCGAGATGGAGCCGACGACCCCGATCGACTCGCGCCGGACGAAGCTCGTGTGGTCGCCCGAATACTCCCCCGCCGCCTTGCCCTCCAGGTTGCGGGCGGCCCCGGCGAAGAACGCGGTGTTGTCGATCGTCCCCGGCACGTCGAACTCGGTGGCGAGGCGGATCGGCTTGCCCGTCTGCGCGACCTCGACCCGGGCGAACTCGTCGGCGCGCTCGGTGAGGACCGCCGCGAGGGCGACCAGCTTCCCCGACCGCTCGGCAGGTGTCGCACCGGACCACCCCGGGTAGGCCGCCCGCGCGGCGGCGACCGCAGCGTCCACGTCACCGGCGTCGGCGAGGTTGATCTCGGTGACCGTCGTACCGTCAGCCGGGTTGATCACCGCGAAGTGGTCACCGGAGCTGCCCGCGACGACCTCTCCGCCGACCAGGTGGTGTGCGAGCTCACCCATGATCAACTGCCTCCCGGTAGGCTCGTGGTCTGTCGGATCTTCGACGCAGCCTTGTGACGACAGATACTTGCACTTCGGTGCCGCACATCACAAGGGATTCCGTTGTCGATCTAGCCTTGGACCACGGATTACGCCACACTTGAGCTCCGAAGATGACGTACTCGTTACGGGCGGCCACCTCGGAGCCATCGCGCTATCCTGTTTCCCCCATCTCTCACCAAGATCTCCAGTGACTTTCAGGAGGCCCCGTGCCCCAGCAGGTCGTGCGCACGACGAGGGTTCATCCCCATCTCGACAACGCCCACCATGCGCTCCTCGACGATGTCGCGAAGCAGATCATCGAGCAGCTGCAGGAGGACGGTCGGCGGCCGTACGCCACGATCGGCCGAGCCGTGGGCCTCTCCGAGGCTGCGGTGCGGCAACGCGTACAGCGGCTCATCGACGCGGGCGTCATGCAGATCGTCGCCGTCACCGACCCGCTCCAGCTCGGCCTCGGCCGCCAGGCGATGGTCGGGGTGAAGACATCGGGCAACCTGGAGCTGATCGCCGACCAGCTGTCCCTGATCGACGAGATCGACTACGTGGTGATCACAGGCGGATCTTTTGACCTGCTGCTGGAGGTGGTCGCCCGCAACGACGACCATCTGCTGGAGGTGATCCAGGAGGTCCGCGCGGTGGAGGGTGTCAACGGCACCGAGGTCTTCGTCTACCTCAAGCTCCGCAAACAAACCTACTCCTGGGGCGCCTAACCCCTCCCGCTCGCCTTTCCTCGCCACGTGGGCCGCTGCGCGCCCAAGATCGTCGTCACGTTTTGCAGCAAAGCGTGGCCTCGGCGCGGATTTTGGCCACGCTTTGCTGCAAAACGTGACGATCTTGAGCGGGCTCGGTTGTCCACACAGCGGCACTGTCCACAGGACGGGGGTGCTTGAGCGGGCGTCCACGCGGTGGAGGGCTGAGCCTGGTCCGGTGCCCAAGCCTCCATACCGGCCTCGGGAACTCGCCTGGCAGATGTTCAGGGGATCCCAGGCCACCCGAATCGGCGTCCTCACCGAAAACCAGCTTCGCACCTCGGCCTGGATCCGGGTGCGTCATGACGTCTACGCCGACTCCCGCCTCGAACGCGATCACGCGCTCGCCTGTCAGGCCGCCATGCTCAGGCTGCCGAGGGAGGTGGTGATCGGCGGGGCTTCCGCGGCGTACCTGCTGGGTGTTGCTCATGCCGCGTCCTTCCGCGACCCGGTCAGCGTGATCGCGCCAGCCTCGATGCATGTCGGAACGCAGGCCCGCCTCGTGACCCACCACCTCACGGTCGACCCGCAAGACATCAGCGGTCGGATGACCACGGCGGAGCGGACCGCGTGGGATGTCGCCCGGTGGTACGAGGTGACACGAGCAGTGGCGATCATCGACACTCTGCTCAGCGGCGGTCTCGTCACCGCCGAGAGCCTCGCCGCGACAGCGGAGCGCCTGGGCAGCGAGCGAGCGGTCACGACGTTCGACCTGGCCGACGGCCGATCGCAGTCACCTCCGGAGTCCGCGCTGCGAGTGCGCCTGGTGCTTGCCGACCTGCCCAAACCCACGCCCCAACTCGCGGTCCGTGTCGCCGACGGAATCGTGCTCCATCCCGATCTCGCCTGGGCGGAGTACAAGGTGGCGATCGAGTACGACGGCGAATGGCACGACGAGACCGACCAGTTCCATCGTGATCGCCAACGCCTGAATCTCCTCGTTGCCGATGGCTGGATCGTCCTGCATGTGACCAAGCGCCAGCTCACAGCCGACTTCCCCCGGCTGGTCAGGCAGGTCAAGGCCGCACTCCGCTCCCGAGGCTGGCGCCCGGCCTAACGCTGGTCACGTTTTGCAGCAAAGCGTGGCCTCGGCGCGGATTTTGGCCACGCTTTGCTGCAAAACGTGACGATCTTGAGCGGGCGGACCGGCCGCCGCCGGGTGGTCCCGTCGCATCGGGAGCGGGGTACGGATTTCGTTGCGAAAGCTTGAAAGGGCGACGGTTAGGGTTGCGGTGGGCCGCAGCACTGTGCGATAACCGTAGGCACCTGCTTTTGAGACCCCCAAGATGAGGCGACAATGGGCAATCCAACCGACAACCTCTGGATGCACTTCACCCGCATGGGTGCCTACCGTGACGGCAACGTGCCGACGATCGTGCGGGGGGACGGAAGCTACATCTGGGACGCCGATGGCAAGCGCTACCTCGACGGCCTCGCCGGCCTCTTCGTCGTCAACGCGGGCCACGGTCGGCAGGAGCTGGCGCAGGCGGCGTTCAAGCAGGCGAGCGAGCTGGCCTACTTCCCGCTGTGGTCGTACGCGCACCCCAAGGCGGTGGAGCTGGCGGAGCGGATCGCGACCCTGACCCCCGGCGACCTCAACCGGGTCTTCTTCACGACGGGCGGCTCCGAGGCGGTCGAGACCGCGTGGAAGCTGGCACGGGCCTACTTCAAGCGCGTCGGCCAACCGCTGCGGCACAAGGCGGTCAGCCGCTACATCGCCTACCACGGCACCTCGATGGGAGCCCTGTCGATCACGGGCATCCCGCCGTTCAAGGTGGACTTCGAGCCGCTGGTGCCGGGCGGGATCAAGGTCCCCAACGCCAACTTCTACCGGGCGCCGGAGTTCTGCCGGGAGGACGAGGCGGCGTTCGGCCTCTGGGCCGCCGACGAGATCGAGCGCGCGATCCTCCGCGAGGGCCCCGAGACGGTGGCCTGCGTCTTCCTGGAGCCGGTGCAGAACGCGGGCGGCTGCCTGCCGCCGCCGGTCGGCTACTTCCAGCGGGTCCGCGAGATCTGCGACCGCTATGGCGTCCTGCTCGTCTCCGATGAGGTGATCTGCTCGTGGGGTCGGCTCGGTGAGTATTTCGGCGCCCAGCGCTACGGCTACCAGCCCGACATCATCACCACCGCCAAGGGCCTGACCTCTGGTTATTCACCGCTCGGCGCGATGATCGCATCGGACCGGCTGATCGAGCCGTTCCTCGCCGACGGCCAGATGTTCGCCCACGGCGTCACCTTCGGCGGCCACCCGGTGAGCTGCGCGGTGGCCCTGGCCAACCTCGACATCTTCGAGCGCGAGGACCTCATCGGTCACGTGCAGCGCCACACGGCTGCGTTCCGGGCGACGCTGGAGAAGCTCTACGACCTGCCGATCGTCGGTGACGTTCGCGGTGACGGCTTCTTCTTCGGCATCGAGCTCGTCAAGGACACGACGACGCGGGAGACCTTCACCGACGCCGAGTCCGAGCGGATCCTGCGCGGATTCCTGTCGCACGCGCTCTTCGACGCGGGGCTCTACTGCCGCGCCGACGACCGGGGCGACCCCGTCATCCAGCTGTCGCCGCCCCTCATCGCCGAGCAGCAGCAGTTCGACGAGATCGAGCAGATCCTCCGCGATGTCCTGACAAAGGCGTGGACGCTCCTGTGACCTCGTTCTGGTCAGAGTCCGTGAATGCCGCGAAGCCGACTTCGTCGACCGCGACCGAGGGCCGCTCCCCGATCGGGGGGCGGCCCGCCCTGACTGGCGACACGACCGCCGACGTGGCGATCGTCGGCGCCGGCTACACGGGCCTCTGGTCGGCCTACTATCTCAGCAGACAACGCCCTGACCTGCGCATCATCGTGATCGAGAAGGAGCACGCGGGCTTCGGCGCCTCCGGTCGCAACGGCGGCTGGTGCTCGGCGCTGCTGCCGACGCCGATCTCCACGCTGGCCCGCCGCCACGGTCGCGACGCCGCGATCGCGATGCAGCGCGCGATGTTCGCGACGGTCGCGGAGGTGGAGCGCGTCACGGTCGCCGAGGGCATCGACTGCGATCTGGCCGTCGGGGGCACTCTCCACTTGGCGCGTACGCCGACCCAGCTCACCAGGGCCGTCCACGAGGCCGCCGAGGCCGCGGAGTTCGGGCTCGCCGACGATGTCAGGCTGCTCAGCGCGGCCGAGGCGAGTGATCGCTGCTCCGCCACCGGGGTCCTCGGCGCGACCTTCTCACCGCACTGCGCCGCGATCCACCCGGCGAAGCTGGTCCACGGCCTCGCCGCGCTGGTCGAGCGGCTCGGCGTGACGATCGTCGAGGGCACCAGCGCGCTCCGCCTCACCGCCCACCAGGTGATCACGGACCGGGGCACGGTGACGGCGGGCCACGTCATCCGGGCCACCGAGGGCTATACCCACACGATCCCCGGCAACCGGCGCGAGCTCGCCCCGGTCTATTCGCTGATGGTGGCGACCCCGCAGCTCGACGCGGCGACCTGGGACCGGATCGGGCTGCGCGAGCGGGAGACCTTCGCCGACCACCGCCACCTGATCATCTACGGCCAGCGGACCGCGGACGACCGGCTCGTCTTCGGTGGACGGGGCGCGCCCTACCACTTCGGTTCGGCGATCCGGCCCGAGTTCGACACCGATGCCCGCGTCGCCGCCAAGCTGCGCCGGACGCTCGGCGAGCTCTTCCCGGTGCTGGGTGACGTACCCATCACGCACGCATGGGGCGGACCACTCGGGATCGCCCGGGACTGGCACGCCGCCGTGGGACGGGATCCGCGTCGGGGGTTCTACCACGCCGGAGGCTATGTCGGGGACGGGGTGGCGACGAGCAACCTCGCCGGGCGTACCCTCCGGGATTTGATCTTGGGGGTGGAGAGTGAGCTGACCGCGCTGCCGTGGGTGGGGCACCGCTCGCCGAGGTGGGAACCGGAGCCGCTGCGCTGGATCGGGATCAACGCCGCATTGCGGCTGGTCTCGGGCGCGGACGCCGAGGAGGCGCGCACCGGCAGGCCGTCCCGCCGAGCCGCCCTCACATCGCGCCTGCTCGGCTGACCGCCTGCCACGTTTTGCAGCAAAGCGTGGCATCGCGGCGCGAAATAGCCACGCTTTGCTGCAAAACCTGGCAGGGGCGGCGCTACCCGGCGCGGGAGCTACTGGGGTGGGGGGACGCTGCGGAGGTGGCCTCGGCGGCCGGGGGTGGGCGGCGTGCCCTCCTCGCGTCGCTGCACCGGGCGGGCGGCCTCGCGGACCGCCTCCGCGAGCGCGACCAGGTCGTCCGTGGTGGGCGGTGGCGCCTCGAACTCACCGTCGTGGCGCACGAGCTGCCAGCCGCGGGGCGCGGTGAGGCTCCGCGCGTGCGTTTCACACAGGTCATAGGTGTGCGGCTCGGGGTAGGCCGCGAGGGGCCCGACAACGGCCGTCGAGTCCGAATAGACATAGGTCAACGTCGCAACCGCCTGGCGGGGGCAGCCGTTGCGGGAGCAGCGTCTTGGTGACCTCACGGCCGCTGACGTTATCGCGACACGCCCTGGCTGATCCCACCGACACGCCCTATTGACGTGCGCGATCTCCCAGCGGCACCCGGGAAGCGCCCGGGATGCCGGCAGGGGAGGCCCGCAAGGCGCGCCCGGATAGTTGCCGCGCGCCGGTCGCCGGGCGATACATTGTCAGACGTGACCAGCCCTGAGCGCCGCCGCCCGAGCCAACGTCGTGACCGGCACGGCCGCGGCCTGCGGGGGCGCCTGGTGCCGGCGACGGTCCCGATGTCCCGGACCAAGGCCGAGGTCTTCGACGACCTGGTGCTCGACACGGTCGAGTCGCTGGAGCGGCGTTACACGACGGAGCTGGCGGGTGTCGAGTTCGCGGTCGAGGATGTGCCGCCGGACCTCAACGTCTACGACTCGGATGTGCTGGAGGACGGCTCCGTGCCGCTGGCGCGCCTGCTGCCGGGCCGACCGGGCAAGCACGGCGTCCCGCCGCGGATCGTGGTCTACCGCCGACCGCTGGAGTTCCGGGCAGCCGATCGTGACGAGCTGGCGGAGCTGGTCCGCGACGTGGTCGTCGAGCAGGTGGCGAACCTGCTCGGCATGAGCCCCGACGACGTATAGAAAAGCGCACAGTAAAGGGCGCCCCACCGCGGGGCGCCCTTTACCGAAGTCAGGCAGCTCGACGCTTCAACTTGCGTCGTTCTCTTTCGGACAGTCCACCCCAGATGCCAAAACGTTCGTCATGGCCAAGGGCGTACTCCAGGCATTCGGCCTTCACGTCACACCGCGAGCAGATGCGCTTCGCCTCCCGGGTGGAGCCACCCTTCTCCGGGAAGAACGCCTCCGGGTCAGTCTGCGAGCAGAGAGCCCTCTCCTGCCACTCCGGCGCGTTGCCGAGCAGATCGGCCACGACGGGACCGTCCATCGCACCAGCCTCCTTATTCTGCGCCGACCGTGTCGACGCAACCCCCCTTGTCCAGTTTGGCAGCGTTCCCCAAACGCCCTCCGGACAACCCCGCCAAAATTACACGTGTGTCACGCGTGCATCGTCAAGGCGAACCTGATAAATGGGCCGTTCGTTCGGGGTACCCCGCCACTGCCCTATCGTTTGGAACGCCCAATTGGTTACGGCCTTTCGGCGTGTCGTCGCGGATTTTCCTTGGGGGCACTAAACAATGGCGCGCGCCATCGCCGGACCCACCCTGCCGTAGGTCGTCGTCCGCTGCGCTGCCGGGCGTCCCGCCGCCGCCGCGATCGCATGGAGTTGTTCCACCGTACGGGCGGATCCAAACTCAGATCCGGCCATTCGGGAAATTGTCTCCTCCATCAGCGTCCCGCCGAGATCGTTGCAGCCGCCCTGGAGCATCATCCGGGTGCCCTCGTCGCCGAGCTTCACCCACGAGCACTGAATGTTGTCGATCCGCCCGTGCAGCAGGATCCGCGCCATCGCGTGGATCACCCGGTTCTCCCGCCAACTGGCTCCCGCCCGGGCGATCCCGGCGAGGTAGATCGGCGCGTTGGTGTGCACAAAGGGCAGTGCCACGAACTCGGTGAACCCACCCGTCCGGTCCTGGATCCCGGCGAGCACCCGGAAGTGCGTCAGCCAGTGCCCCGGATTGTCCACATGCCCGAACATCATCGTCGCGCTGGACCGGATCCCCAGCTCGTGCGCGGTCGAGACGACGTCGATCCACTGTGCTGTCGGCAGCTTGCCCTTGGTCAGCACCCAGCGCACCTCGTCGTCGAGGATCTCCGCCGCGGTCCCGGGGATCGTGCTCAACCCCGCGTCACGCAGGCCGGTCAGCCACTCCCGCACCGAGACGCCGGCTTTCGCCGCCGCAGTCACGACCTCCATCGGCGAGTACGCATGAACGTGCATCTCCGGCAACCGCGACTTGATCGCCCGGACCAGGTCGGGGTAGACGCTCACGGGCAGCTTGGGATCGATGCCGCTCTGGATGCAGACCTCGGTGGCGCCGAGATCCCAGGCCTCCACGGCCCGCTCGACGACCTGGTCGACGCTGAGCCGGTAGGCGTCCGCGTCCCGTTCCCGCTGCGCGAAGGCACAGAACCGGCAGCCGACATAGCAGACGTTCGAGAAGTTGATGTTGCGATTGACCACGTAGGTCACCTCATCGCCCACCACCTTGGCCCGCAGCACGTCGGCGATGCCCGCGAGCCGGTCGAGGACCTCCCCGTCGCTGGCGAGCAGCGCGAGCGCCTGCTCCTCGTACTCGGGAAGCAGCAACGACGCCGGGTCGTCAGCGGCCCGGGCCAGCGCGGCCTCGATGAGCGCGCTGGAGATCGCACCGTTTTCCCCGAAGATGGCCTGATCATGACCCTTGATCACACCGTTATCCCCGAGGAAGGTGTGATCTTGCTCGGTAACGCCGCGCGAGGAGCCCGCAGCGGGCCGCGAGAGCAGCGAAGCGCTGGAGATCACGTCGCTTTGCCCGAACCAGACGTGATCATGGGATGTGATCACGTCTGGTTCCCCGAACTTGACGTGATCTCCAGAAGGGAAGCCCGCGGCGAGCGGCCCCGCAGGGACCCGCGCACCCCGAGCAGCACCCAGCTCCTCGTCGTCGAGCTCTCCCCCCAGCGACACATCCGCGCCCGTCGACCCACCCGCAGCAGCCGAAGCCCCAGCAACCGGAGTCCCAGCCGCAGCAGCCGACGCCACCGCAGACCAGTCCCCATAGATCGTGTCGAAATCGGCCCGCCGATCCCCCGTCCGCCCCACCGTGTCGATCTCCGCGTGCAGCGAGGTCCGCCCGATCGCGACGAGCTCCTCCGGCTCCTGCCAGGCCATCCCCACCGGCTTGGCCGACTCGTCCGCCAGCCCGGACGGCAGCGCGAGCGCCGACACGAACGAGAACAGCCGCGGGTCGATCCACCGCTCCGCGTCCTGCACATAGGACGGGTAGACCGTCAACCGCTCGCGCAGCTCGAACCCGGCCTCGGCCGAGTGCGCCGCGAGCTGCTCGATCACCGGCCAGGGCCGCTCCGGGTTCACGTGGTCCGGCGTCACCGGCGACACGCCGCCCCAGTCGTCGATCCCCGCCGCCAGCAGCAGCGCGAAATCCCCGCCGATCAGGTTGGGCGGCGCCTGGATCCGGGCCTTGGGCCCGAGCACCAGCCGGGCCACGGCGACGGTGGCCGCAAGCTCGGTCACGAGTGCGTCCGGCGCGGACCGCATCGCCGTGTCCGGCTTCGCCCGGAAGTTCTGAATGATGGTCTCCTGGATGTGGCCGTACTCCCTGGCCACCCGGCGGATCGCGAAGATCGACTCGGCCCGCTCCTCCAGCGTCTCACCGATCCCGATCAGGATGCCGGTCGTGAAGGGCACGCCGACCCGCCCGGCGTCCTCCAGCACCCGCAGCCGCAGCGCGGGCTCCTTGTCGGGCGAGCCGTAGTGCGGGCCGCCCGGCTCGGACCACAGCCGGGTCGCGGTCGTCTCCAGCATCATGCCCATGCTCGGCGCGACCGGGCGCAGCCGCTGCAGCTCTTCCCAGCTCAGCACGCCCGGGTTGAGGTGCGGCAGCAGACCGGTCTCCTCCAGCACCGCGATCGCGCAGGCCCGGACGTAGTCCAGGGTCGTGCCGTAGCCCCGCTCATTGAGCCACTGAGCCGCCTGGGGCCATCGGTCCTCAGGTCGGTCACCAAGGGTGAAGAGAGCTTCCTTGCAGCCCTGTGCAGCCCCCTCGCGGGCGATCGCCACCACCTCGTCACGCTCCAGGAACAGCGATTCGAGCCGGTGCGGCACGGTGGCGAAGGTGCAGTAGTGGCATCGGTCCCGGCAGAGCCTGGTCAGCGGGATGAACACCTTCTTCGAGAAGGTGACGACGCCTGGGCGGCCGGCTGCGAGCAGGCCCGCATCGCGTACCGCCGAGGAAATCTCAAGAAGCGCGGCCAGGTCGTCACCGCGTGCAGCGAGCAGCGTCGCAGCCTCGGTCTGGTCCAGAGTCCGGCCGTCGCGAGCGCGACGCAGCGCCCGCCTCATCGCATCCGCCACTCGCGCACTCTAGCGCCGTTGAAGGGTGGAACAGAGCATGGGAGAGGATAAGGAAATGCACATCACGGTGATCGCCGGCGGCATCGGCGGGGCGAAGTTCCTCCAGGGGGTCCGTGCGCACGCTCGCACGATCGGCGCCGAGGTCACGGCCATCATCAACGTCGGCGACGACGTGACCATGCACGGGCTGCGAATCTGTCCCGATCTCGACTCGGTGATGTATACGCTGGGCGGGGGCAACGATGTCGAGCGCGGCTGGGGCCGGGCCAAGGAGACCTTCGTCGTCAAGGAGGAGCTCAACGCCTACGGCATGGCGCCGGAGTGGTTCGGGCTCGGCGATCGTGACATCGCCACGCACCTGACCAGGACCGTCATGCTCAACGCGGGCTACCCGCTCTCGGCGGTCACGGAGGCGCTGTGCCGGCGCTGGCAGCCGGGCGTGCGCATGATCCCCGCGACCGACGAGCGGATGGAGACCCACGTCGCGCTGCGCCGCGACGAGGCCGAGGCCGCGGGGGTCGATGTCTCGACCGCTCCCGCCGAGTCCGAGCAGGTCGTGGTCCATTTCCAAGAGTGGTGGGTACGCCTGCGCGGCCGCGTCGACGCCCAGCGCTTCATCTTCATCGGCGCCGATCAGGCGAAGCCCGCGCCGGGGACGCTGGAGGCGATCGCCGGGGCCGACATCGTGCTCCTCGCCCCGAGCAACCCCATCGTCTCGATCGCTCCGGTCTTCGCCGTGCCGGGCATGCGCGACGCGCTCCGATCGACGCCTGCCCCTGTCGTCGGCGTGTCGCCGATCATCGGCGGCTCCCCGGTCCGGGGCATGGCCGACCGCTGCCTCGCCTCCGTCGGGATCGAGTGCTCCGCCACCGGTGTCGGTGCCCTCTACGGCGCCAGGGCGACCGACGGCCTGCTCACCGGCTGGCTCGTCGACCCGGTCGACGCGCAGACCACCGTGCCCGGCGTGACCGTCCGGGACACCCCGTTGTGGATGACGGACGACGAGGCGACCGCCTCGATGGTCCGCGCCGCCCTGTCGCTCGGAGGCGTGTGATGGAACTGCCCGATGGTGCCCTCTCGGTGATCCCGGTGCGGGGCATCCCGTCCGTGCAGCCCGGGGACGACCTCGCCTCGTTGATCATGACGGCCGCGCCGTGGCTGCGGGACCACGACATCCTCGTCGTCACCAGCAAGATCGTGTCGAAGGCCGAGGGCGCGCTCGTCGACGTGCCGGAGAGCGGCTCCGAACGCGAGGAGGCCCGCGAGTCGGTCCTGCGCTCGCAGACCGCCCGGGTGGTCGCCACACGCGGGCATACCCGGATCGTGCAGACCCACCACGGCTTCGTGATGGCCAACGCCGGCATCGACGCCTCCAACGTGGACCGCGCGCAGCTCGTCCTCCTGCCCAAGGACCCCGACGCCTCCGCCCGGGCACTCCGCGCCGAGCTGCTCGCCCGAGGGCTCGACGTGGCGATCGTCGTCTCCGACACCGCCGGGCGGCCGTGGCGCAACGGGCTCACCGACGTGGCGCTCGGCTGCGCGGGGATCTCACCGCTGCGCGACCACCGGGGCGAGACCGATCCCTACGGCAACGAGCTGCACATCACCCAGATGTCGATCGTCGACGAGCTGGCGGCCGCGGCGGAGCTGGTCAAGGGCAAGATCGACCAGGTGCCGGTCGCGGTCGTCCGCGGCCTGATCACGTCGACGACCGACGAGGAGCCAGGCGTCGTACCCACCCTGGTCCGCGACGCGGGCAGCGACCTGTTCTCCCTGGGCACGGCCGAGGCGATGGAGCTCGGCCGCACCCTCCTGTAATGCGGGCGTACTGCCGACGACCGTCACGTTCCCTGTCACGTTTTGCAGCAAAGCGTGGCCATTTCGCGCCGCGAAGCCACGCTTTGCTGCAAAACGTGACAGGGGGCACGGGTCAGCCGAGCAGGGCGAGGCCCAGCGGAGTCAGGGAGTGCATCACCCGGTTGGCGTCGCGGACGCTGACGAGCAGGCCGGAGTCGCGCAGCACGGCGGCGTGCTCGCTCGCCGCCGACATCGAGATGTTGAGCCGTCGCGCGAGC
It contains:
- a CDS encoding DUF3499 domain-containing protein, with product MRSPRRCSRNGCPRQAVATLTYVYSDSTAVVGPLAAYPEPHTYDLCETHARSLTAPRGWQLVRHDGEFEAPPPTTDDLVALAEAVREAARPVQRREEGTPPTPGRRGHLRSVPPPQ
- the cofD gene encoding 2-phospho-L-lactate transferase encodes the protein MHITVIAGGIGGAKFLQGVRAHARTIGAEVTAIINVGDDVTMHGLRICPDLDSVMYTLGGGNDVERGWGRAKETFVVKEELNAYGMAPEWFGLGDRDIATHLTRTVMLNAGYPLSAVTEALCRRWQPGVRMIPATDERMETHVALRRDEAEAAGVDVSTAPAESEQVVVHFQEWWVRLRGRVDAQRFIFIGADQAKPAPGTLEAIAGADIVLLAPSNPIVSIAPVFAVPGMRDALRSTPAPVVGVSPIIGGSPVRGMADRCLASVGIECSATGVGALYGARATDGLLTGWLVDPVDAQTTVPGVTVRDTPLWMTDDEATASMVRAALSLGGV
- a CDS encoding NAD(P)/FAD-dependent oxidoreductase, with the protein product MNAAKPTSSTATEGRSPIGGRPALTGDTTADVAIVGAGYTGLWSAYYLSRQRPDLRIIVIEKEHAGFGASGRNGGWCSALLPTPISTLARRHGRDAAIAMQRAMFATVAEVERVTVAEGIDCDLAVGGTLHLARTPTQLTRAVHEAAEAAEFGLADDVRLLSAAEASDRCSATGVLGATFSPHCAAIHPAKLVHGLAALVERLGVTIVEGTSALRLTAHQVITDRGTVTAGHVIRATEGYTHTIPGNRRELAPVYSLMVATPQLDAATWDRIGLRERETFADHRHLIIYGQRTADDRLVFGGRGAPYHFGSAIRPEFDTDARVAAKLRRTLGELFPVLGDVPITHAWGGPLGIARDWHAAVGRDPRRGFYHAGGYVGDGVATSNLAGRTLRDLILGVESELTALPWVGHRSPRWEPEPLRWIGINAALRLVSGADAEEARTGRPSRRAALTSRLLG
- a CDS encoding WhiB family transcriptional regulator is translated as MDGPVVADLLGNAPEWQERALCSQTDPEAFFPEKGGSTREAKRICSRCDVKAECLEYALGHDERFGIWGGLSERERRKLKRRAA
- a CDS encoding metallopeptidase family protein, which gives rise to MTSPERRRPSQRRDRHGRGLRGRLVPATVPMSRTKAEVFDDLVLDTVESLERRYTTELAGVEFAVEDVPPDLNVYDSDVLEDGSVPLARLLPGRPGKHGVPPRIVVYRRPLEFRAADRDELAELVRDVVVEQVANLLGMSPDDV